From Cytophagia bacterium CHB2:
CTTCTTTGAGAATCGGGATACCGGCCTGCAATTGAGCAACGGCTCGGCGAACAATCGCATCATCAATTGCGATTCCTATTACAACGCCGATCCGCCGGACTACGCCGACGCCGACGGCTTTGCTCCGAAACTCACGGTTGGTTCAGGCAATTATTTCTACGGCTGCCGCGCGTGGGGCAATGTCGATGACGGCTGGGACGGTTATCTGCGCGGCGCGGATGATGTGACCACCACGCTCGAGAATTGCTGGACGTGGGGCAATGGCTACCTCAAAGACGGCAGTGATCCGGGCGCGCAAGCCAATGGCAACGGCTTCAAAATGGGCGGCGGCGACAACAGCAACAGCGAACAACTGATGCATCACGCCATTTTGATCAATTGCGTGGCTTTTGATAACAAGAATAAAGGATTCGATCAAAACAACAATGTCGGTTCAATGACGTTGTTGCATTGCACCGTCTATGGCAACCGGGAGGCGAATTACAGAATTCAGCGCGCACTCAATCCCGGGCAAACATTGACGTTGAAGAATAGCCTTTCGTTTAACGGTCTGGTTCAGTTGGGAAGTTTTGCGGTGCAGGAAACCAACAGTTGGATGAGTCCTTTCGTGGTCACTGCGGAGGATTTTTTGAGTCTCGACGCCGCGCTGGCCGAGACGCCACGCTACGCGGACGGCAGCTTGCCGGAGATCGAATTCATGCACCTGGCCGCCGGCAGTGATTTGATTGATGCCGGTGTGGATCTCGGCCTTCCGTACAATGGCAAAGCGCCCGATCTCGGCGCGTTCGAAAGTGATTTTGGTACGAGTGTGATGGAGAATGATTTTCGTCCGGTGGATTTTGGCTTGCAACAAAATTATCCCAATCCCTTCAACCCAAGAACCAGAATCGAATTTCATATTTCCAGACCAGGACGAGTCAGGCTTACCGTCTACAATGCCAACGGCCAGTTGATGGCAAACTTGCTGGATGGAAATCTGACACAAGGCTCTCATACAGTTGCTTTTGAAGCCGACAATCTTGCCAGCGGCGTTTACTTCTACAGAATCAAGACTTCGAATTTCGTGCAGACGAAAAAAATGTTGCTGATGAGGTGAAACTGTAGGCGTGACGGGTAGGATGAGGATGTATGGTAAAACCTGGTTTGTTCTGCCACGGCTGGACCGTTGCCTCTGCTGTATCAAAGTCACGGCCAAGCCATGACTGAACATTGCTAAACTTGAATATCAAAAGTCATCGGACGGGCTGCTTCCTAATTGACTTGCACTCGCCAACATGCGGCTTTCATCTCTGCGCTTGAGAATGAATTCTCAAGCCGGCTTAACAAGAATTGGGCTGATCTCATGAAAATCTTTGAACAACTTGCTTTTAGGATTCTTGCTTTATTATTCGTTGCGAACCTGACGGTCTCTCCCCCACTTCTGCATGCGGGCAACGAGACAGATCAAACCTCGCCGCGCTTTCCTGAAATTCTCTTGCCCTCGTTTCCGGATAAGCAGTTCAACATTGTTGATTATGGCGCGGTCGGTGACGGCAAAACCATGAATACTGATGCCATCGCCAAAGCGATCTCCGCGTGCGCCAACGCCGGCGGCGGCAAGGTCGTGATTCCCGCAGGCATCTGGCTCACCGGCCCGATTCAATTACAGAGCAATATCAATCTGCATGTCGCAAGAGGCGCGCTGGTGATTTTCAGTCCGAATCGCATGGATTATCCTTTGATTGAAACCTGGTATGAAGGAAGGCCGGAGTATCGTTGCATGTCGCCCATTTTTGGCGAGAATTTGGAGAACATTGCCATTACCGGCGAAGGTGTGTTCGATGGTTCCGGCGAAGTGTGGCGACCGGTGAAGAAATTCAAACTCACGGCAATGCAGTGGAAGGAACTGCTTGCCTCTGGCGGTGTGGTGGATCAAAAAGGCAGCACGTGGTGGCCCTCCGCAGCAGCGATGAACGGCGCAGACGAAATCGAGATTCTGCGCAAAAGCACCAAGCCGCCGGCGCGCGAAGAGTATGAAAAATTGCGCGACTTTTTGCGGCCGGTGCTGCTGCAATTGAGCCGCTGTAACAAAATTCTACTCGACGGCCCCACTTTTCAAAACTCGCCTGCGTGGAATTTGCATCCGCTGATGAGTGAGAACATTACGATCCGAAATGTCACAGTCAGAAATCCGTGGTATTCACAAAACGGCGACGGTCTCGATTTGGAATCCTGCCGCAACGTCGCGGTTTACAATTGCTACTTCGATGTCGGCGATGATGCGATCTGTTTGAAATCAGGTAGAGATGAAGCCGGCCGCCAGCGCGGCATGCCCACGGAGAACGTGCAGATTTATGATTGCATCGTCTATCATGGCCACGGCGGTTTTGTCATCGGAAGCGAAATGTCCGGCGGCGTGCGCAACATCGAGGTGCGCGATTGCACGTTTATCGGCACCGACACCGGCTTGCGCTTCAAGAGCACGCGCGGCCGCGGCGGCGTGGTCGAGAACATTTACATCAAGCGTATTTTGATGAAGGACATACCTGCAGCGGCCATCACGTTCAACCTGTATTACAGCGGTCAAGCGCCGATTGTTGAACCCGGCCAGGCAAGCAGTTTCGACGCGGAGGAGCCCGTGTCGGTCAGCGCAGCAACACCGCAATTCAAAAACATTTTCATCAGCGACGTTACTGCCCGCGGCGCGGCGCAGGCGGTGGAAATGCTCGGCCTGCCGGAAATGCCATTGCATGGAATTGAGTTGAAGAATATTTCAATCTCCGCCCAAAAAGGATTGCTCGGAATGAATGCGGATCATATCAAGCTGACAAACGTTGAGATCATTCCACAATCCGGGCCCGCTCTGGCGTTTCATAACAGCACAAATGTTGCCGTCGAGGCGGCACATCTTCCAACAGGTTTGGAAACATTTTTAACCTTATCGGGCAAAAAGACGGCTGGCATCAATCTTAGTAAAGCTGGCGTGCCTGAGGTGAAGAAACACGTAAAACTGTCTCCCGAAGTGAATGCAACTGTTTTGCATTGGGGAAACTGAAAAGGAACGGAGCGTATGACAAACTTCCATTCAAGATTGTGGCACGGCGCGGTCGCAGCAACGATAATTCTAACGCTTTCGTGCCAATCCCAGTCACCGCGCGAACAAGCAACAGCATCGAATCACACGCCGTGGTCGATTCGCATGGCGCAATCTGAAATGCAGCGCCGCGGCGACTCCTTTTTGTTCAATGATAGCACGAAGACGTCGTGGGTTTACGAGACTGCGGTTTTCATGAAAGCGCTCGAGCAGGTTTGGCAGCAGACGGGCGAGCAAAAGTACTTCGACTATATCAAAGCCTTCGCCGATTCTTATATCGAGCCGGACGGCAACATCAAAACCTACGAGCTGGAAGAATACAACATCGATCACGTGAACCCCGGAAAAGTCCTGCTGATGTTGTACAATGCCACGCACGATGAAAAGTACAAGAACGCCGCGGCTTTGAATATGAAGCAATTGGAAACGCATCCGCGCACCAAAGAGGGCGGCTTTTGGCACAAGAACATCTATCCGTGGCAGATGTGGCTCGACGGCATTTACATGGGCGCGCCGTTCTATGCCGAGTATGCAAAAATGTTCGATCGCCCCGAAGCCTTCGACGATATCGCGAATCAAATTATCTTTGTTGCGCATCATACTTATGATTCCACCACCGGCTTGTATTATCATGGCTGGGATGAAAGCAAGCAACAGAAGTGGGCTGATCCGGTGACGGGTCGCTCGCCGAATTTCTGGGGCCGTGCGATCGGTTGGTATGCTATAGGCATTGTGGATGTGCTCGACTATTTCCCGAACGATCATCCCAAACGAGAAGAGATCATTGCGATTCTTCGCGACGTCGCGCGCGGGGTGCAAAACTATCAGGATGAAAAAACCGGTTTGTGGTATCAAGTAATGGATCAAGGCGGTCGCGAGGGAAATTTCCTGGAAGCTTCGGCCTCATCAATGTTCGTGTATGCGCTTGCCAAAGCGGTGCGCAATGGTTATCTTGATCAAGCCTATTTGGCGGTGGCGGAAAAAGGCTACCGCGGCATCCTCGAAAACTTAATCAAAGTGGAACCGGAGGGGCTTGTCACCCTCACACAGGTGTGCCAGGTTGCTGGACTCGGCGGCAAACCGTATCGCGACGGCTCATATGAATATTACATCAGCACACCGGTCGTGGACAACGATCTCAAAGGTGTGGGGCCGTTCATCATGGCGAGCGTAGAGATGGAGCGGTTGCAGCCATCCGGCAAGAAAACGGAATGAAGCGAACGTAGCGATAAAACGAAAGAATCAGGCAAAACTATTGTGGGCAAAACCATCCAAATCGTTTTGCCCGAATTATTTTGTCGTGAGATGGTCAAATTCATTTCTCTTATTTGGCAATTCACTGCGCACTTCAGTTGAACCAATTCAAAAAGTTTATCATGACCGCAAAAACTAGAGAGACTGCATGGGCGCGCCTCGTTGCGCTGGGCATCTCCGGAATTATTTTGATGACTTATTGGGGATGCTCGACGACTGACGAGGCCGGCGACCCTCTCCAACAGGCTTATCCGGAAGCCTTCACCCTCTCCGTCAAAAATCCGGTGACGATTGAGATTCATGGTGTCAAGCAGCCGCGCTCGGATGCTGAGATTATTTTGGAGATGGCCCAAATCAAAGCCAAAGCACCGGAGTTCAATGGTGATGCATTCGTCATCCTAGCGGATGGCAAAGAACTGCCGAGTCAGGTCGTTGAGGTGGACAACGACGGCAGCGCTGATCACATCGTGTGTGTCGCAGATTTCACGGGAGATGAAACGAAAACCTTGACGGTGCGCTACGCGAAGTCCGGTGAAATGAAACGGGAGTATCCCAAACGCACGCAAGCCGAACTTGCTCACAAGACCGGCGGCAAATTTGTTGATCGCAAATATGAAGGCGGCTCCTTTCAAAACGTGCAGTACTTGCACGTGCCGCCGGAACACACCGATCACTCATTCTACATTCGCTATGAAGGTCCGGGCTGGGAATCCGACAAAGTGGGGTATCGTTTTTATCTCGACTGGCGCAATGCCATCGACATTTTCGGAAAGAAAACATCGGACATGGTTCTGCAAAATGTCGGATTGGATGGCTTCGATTCTTATCACGAGATGTCGGGTTGGGGCATGGATATTTTGAAAGTCGGTGACGCGCTCGGCATTGGTTCGCTGGCGATGTGGCACGCAGGCAAGGCGCAACGCGTGGCGCAAACCGACAGCGTGACCTGCGCCATTGTTGCCAATGGCGCGGTGTACTCGCAAATTCAAACAAAGTATTTTGGGTGGAGAGTCGGCGACGGCGCGTACAATGTCGTTTCGAATTTGTCCATCACTGCCGGAAGCCGTTTGACCAAACATCAGGTTGAGATTGACGGCAATCCACCAAACCTGTGCACTGGCATCGTCAAGCTCGATAGCACCGAGTTGCTCACGTCGCCGGAATCGAATGATGGTTGGGCTTACTTGGCAACCTACGGCAAGCAGAGTCTGGCGAATGACAAGCTCGGCATGGCGGTTCTCTATCGCAAAAGCGATTTGATTGAAGTGACTGCAGACCAACTCAGTCAGGTGGTGGTTCTCAAACCGGAGAATGGCCGGTTGTCTTACTATTTCCTGGGAGCCTGGGAACAAGAGCCTGACGGCATCAAAAACAAGGAGGAGTTCGAAGCTTATTTGAATCAGACCATCGCTGAGTTGAATGCGCCGGTGGTGATCACGATGTAGTACACGGATGCTTTAATCTCGCAGTCTTGCCTCCATGTGAGACGCTTTTGAAACCGCAAATCTATTAGCTGTGACAGCGGCCCACGAGGGGCCGGGACTCCGTAATGAGGAGAACGACCATGAGAATCTTGCCAGCCATAGATCCCATTCGCACCAAAACGCTCACCACCTTCGAGCTGCGCGAATCCTACTTGCTCGAGGATTTATTCCAGCCCGACGCCGTGAGACTGGCCTATTCGGAAATCGATCGCGCTGTTGCCGGCGCAGCCGTTCCGGTAAAAGAACAACTGTCTCTGCAAACCTCCAAGGAATTGGCGTCGAATTATTTTGCCGAACGCCGCGAGATCGGCGTGCTCAATGTCGGCGGCGCGGGACAAATCAACGTGGACAAAAAAGTTTTTGATCTCGCGAACCGTGATATGCTTTACATCGGCAAAGGCGCTCAAGAGATTATTTTCAGCAGTAGAAAGGAAGCCGAGCCGGCGGCGTTTTTTATTCTGAGTTTCCCGGCGCACCAAAGCTATCCGACTACTCTTATGCGACACGCCGAGGCGCAGGCGGTTCATCTCGGTTCGCCCGAGGCCGCGAACCAACGCACGATATACAAGTACATTCATCCCGGCGGCATCAAAAGCTGCCAGTTGGTGATGGGATTTACGCAGCTCAGAAGCGGCTCCATCTGGAATACCATGCCGCCACACACCCACTCGCGACGCATGGAAGTTTATCTGTATTTTGATGTGCCAGACAATGCCCGTGTCTTTCATTTTATGGGACAACCTGACGAAACACGCCATCTCGTGATCGCCAACCGGCAGGCCGTGATTTCGCCAAGCTGGTCGATTCACTGTGGCGCGGGCACGGCTGCGTATTCATTCTGCTGGGGCATGGGCGGCGAGAATCAGGCGTTCGAGGACATGGATGCGGTTAGCATGGAGCAGTTGCGTTGATTGTTCGTAGTAACGCCTTCAGGCGTCAAGCGTTGGTTCCCAACCCAAAGCCCGGCGCCTAAAGGCGTAACTACAAACGCAATTTTCAAGAGGAAAGGCATTGTTACATGATCTTGGACAAATTCAAACTTGACGGCAAAGTCGCGATTGTCACCGGCAGCTCACGCGGACTTGGTCAGGGCATGGCCATTGCCCTGGCGGAAGCCGGCGCTGATATTGTGCTTGTCGATAGAAGCGACGCGAGGGCATCCTGCCAGGCCGTTGGAAAGCGCGGCCGGCGGTGCCTCAATCTCACGGCAGACTTGAGCGATGCAAATTGTGTTGGAGACATTGTGCGCGCTGCCGTTGAAAAGTTCGGCGCAATCGATATTCTCGTAAACAATGCCGGCATCATCCGGCGCGCGCCATTGCTTGAGTTCCCTGCCAACGATTGGGACGAGGTGATCAACATCAATTTGCGCACGCTGTTCTTTCTTAGCCAGGCCGTGGCGCGGGTGATGGTCGAACAAGGCCGCGGCGGCAAGATCATCAATATCGCTTCATTGCTTTCGTTTCAAGGCGGCATCCTGGTTCCAGCATACACGGCTGCGAAAAGTGCTGTTAAGGGCCTGACTCATGCGTTTGCCAACGAGCTGGCGCGCCACAACATCAATGTGAACGCGATTGCTCCCGGCTACATGGCAACGGACAACACCAAAGCGTTGCGCGAAGATGCCAAGCGCAGCGCCGAAATCCTCGCGCGCATTCCGGCGGGACGCTGGGGCACGCCTGATGATTTGATGGGCACAGTGATTTTCTTGGCGTCGGAGGCGTCGAATTATATGCACGGACACACGCTGGTTGTTGATGGCGGCTGGATGGGCCGTTAGCCTGGATTCATGCGGCTCAAGGATACGCATGACATGCGCGAAGGTTAGTTCCAAAAACGTGACTTCCAGAGAAAGATTCAAGGCCTCAGATGCGCTGGACCAGCACCAGAAAAATGGCCACCGGATAAAAGCCGCCAACGGATCCTGAATCAGTTATCCTTGGTGGAATTTCTGACTTGGTGCAACGA
This genomic window contains:
- a CDS encoding glycoside hydrolase family 88 protein — encoded protein: MTNFHSRLWHGAVAATIILTLSCQSQSPREQATASNHTPWSIRMAQSEMQRRGDSFLFNDSTKTSWVYETAVFMKALEQVWQQTGEQKYFDYIKAFADSYIEPDGNIKTYELEEYNIDHVNPGKVLLMLYNATHDEKYKNAAALNMKQLETHPRTKEGGFWHKNIYPWQMWLDGIYMGAPFYAEYAKMFDRPEAFDDIANQIIFVAHHTYDSTTGLYYHGWDESKQQKWADPVTGRSPNFWGRAIGWYAIGIVDVLDYFPNDHPKREEIIAILRDVARGVQNYQDEKTGLWYQVMDQGGREGNFLEASASSMFVYALAKAVRNGYLDQAYLAVAEKGYRGILENLIKVEPEGLVTLTQVCQVAGLGGKPYRDGSYEYYISTPVVDNDLKGVGPFIMASVEMERLQPSGKKTE
- the kduD gene encoding 2-dehydro-3-deoxy-D-gluconate 5-dehydrogenase KduD — translated: MILDKFKLDGKVAIVTGSSRGLGQGMAIALAEAGADIVLVDRSDARASCQAVGKRGRRCLNLTADLSDANCVGDIVRAAVEKFGAIDILVNNAGIIRRAPLLEFPANDWDEVININLRTLFFLSQAVARVMVEQGRGGKIINIASLLSFQGGILVPAYTAAKSAVKGLTHAFANELARHNINVNAIAPGYMATDNTKALREDAKRSAEILARIPAGRWGTPDDLMGTVIFLASEASNYMHGHTLVVDGGWMGR
- a CDS encoding DUF4861 domain-containing protein, which encodes MTYWGCSTTDEAGDPLQQAYPEAFTLSVKNPVTIEIHGVKQPRSDAEIILEMAQIKAKAPEFNGDAFVILADGKELPSQVVEVDNDGSADHIVCVADFTGDETKTLTVRYAKSGEMKREYPKRTQAELAHKTGGKFVDRKYEGGSFQNVQYLHVPPEHTDHSFYIRYEGPGWESDKVGYRFYLDWRNAIDIFGKKTSDMVLQNVGLDGFDSYHEMSGWGMDILKVGDALGIGSLAMWHAGKAQRVAQTDSVTCAIVANGAVYSQIQTKYFGWRVGDGAYNVVSNLSITAGSRLTKHQVEIDGNPPNLCTGIVKLDSTELLTSPESNDGWAYLATYGKQSLANDKLGMAVLYRKSDLIEVTADQLSQVVVLKPENGRLSYYFLGAWEQEPDGIKNKEEFEAYLNQTIAELNAPVVITM
- the kduI gene encoding 5-dehydro-4-deoxy-D-glucuronate isomerase, yielding MRILPAIDPIRTKTLTTFELRESYLLEDLFQPDAVRLAYSEIDRAVAGAAVPVKEQLSLQTSKELASNYFAERREIGVLNVGGAGQINVDKKVFDLANRDMLYIGKGAQEIIFSSRKEAEPAAFFILSFPAHQSYPTTLMRHAEAQAVHLGSPEAANQRTIYKYIHPGGIKSCQLVMGFTQLRSGSIWNTMPPHTHSRRMEVYLYFDVPDNARVFHFMGQPDETRHLVIANRQAVISPSWSIHCGAGTAAYSFCWGMGGENQAFEDMDAVSMEQLR
- a CDS encoding T9SS type A sorting domain-containing protein codes for the protein FFENRDTGLQLSNGSANNRIINCDSYYNADPPDYADADGFAPKLTVGSGNYFYGCRAWGNVDDGWDGYLRGADDVTTTLENCWTWGNGYLKDGSDPGAQANGNGFKMGGGDNSNSEQLMHHAILINCVAFDNKNKGFDQNNNVGSMTLLHCTVYGNREANYRIQRALNPGQTLTLKNSLSFNGLVQLGSFAVQETNSWMSPFVVTAEDFLSLDAALAETPRYADGSLPEIEFMHLAAGSDLIDAGVDLGLPYNGKAPDLGAFESDFGTSVMENDFRPVDFGLQQNYPNPFNPRTRIEFHISRPGRVRLTVYNANGQLMANLLDGNLTQGSHTVAFEADNLASGVYFYRIKTSNFVQTKKMLLMR
- a CDS encoding glycoside hydrolase family 28 protein, whose amino-acid sequence is MKIFEQLAFRILALLFVANLTVSPPLLHAGNETDQTSPRFPEILLPSFPDKQFNIVDYGAVGDGKTMNTDAIAKAISACANAGGGKVVIPAGIWLTGPIQLQSNINLHVARGALVIFSPNRMDYPLIETWYEGRPEYRCMSPIFGENLENIAITGEGVFDGSGEVWRPVKKFKLTAMQWKELLASGGVVDQKGSTWWPSAAAMNGADEIEILRKSTKPPAREEYEKLRDFLRPVLLQLSRCNKILLDGPTFQNSPAWNLHPLMSENITIRNVTVRNPWYSQNGDGLDLESCRNVAVYNCYFDVGDDAICLKSGRDEAGRQRGMPTENVQIYDCIVYHGHGGFVIGSEMSGGVRNIEVRDCTFIGTDTGLRFKSTRGRGGVVENIYIKRILMKDIPAAAITFNLYYSGQAPIVEPGQASSFDAEEPVSVSAATPQFKNIFISDVTARGAAQAVEMLGLPEMPLHGIELKNISISAQKGLLGMNADHIKLTNVEIIPQSGPALAFHNSTNVAVEAAHLPTGLETFLTLSGKKTAGINLSKAGVPEVKKHVKLSPEVNATVLHWGN